In one window of Poriferisphaera corsica DNA:
- the plsX gene encoding phosphate acyltransferase PlsX, translating to MRIAVDVMGGDNAPDAIITGCLDAIELLSSDDTLVLIGDQELIEEAIAERTLSDDDKQRLEIVGTTQSIGMGESPVQAIRDKPDSSLVVMGKMAGRKAGDKKVDVIISAGNTGACVAAAQMSLRRLPGVHRPGIAIILPTFHGPVVLCDVGANPEPRPSHLYQYAKMSAIYSREVLGVDNPRVALLSIGGEENKGNSLVKETNEIIKSDSSINYVGYCEGRSLFKGMADVVVCEGFTGNVVLKLSEGLSKGLFEIIAHEILEEDPGLAMQFEPVAKRVWKKHDYHEYGGAPLLGANSICMICHGSSQARTIKNAIRKAISYAEHHVNDAIVEAFANSEVVAEESA from the coding sequence GTGCGCATTGCAGTAGACGTGATGGGGGGCGATAACGCCCCAGATGCCATCATCACTGGGTGCCTCGACGCGATTGAACTTCTCTCCTCCGATGACACGCTTGTGCTTATCGGTGACCAGGAGCTGATTGAAGAAGCGATTGCCGAACGCACCCTGAGTGACGATGATAAGCAACGCCTCGAAATTGTCGGCACCACCCAGTCCATCGGCATGGGCGAGTCACCCGTACAGGCGATCCGTGATAAGCCTGACAGCTCCCTCGTTGTCATGGGTAAGATGGCCGGACGCAAAGCAGGCGACAAAAAAGTCGACGTGATCATCAGTGCCGGCAACACCGGCGCTTGTGTCGCAGCCGCACAAATGTCACTGCGCCGACTCCCAGGCGTTCACCGCCCCGGAATCGCAATCATCCTGCCAACGTTCCACGGCCCCGTCGTCCTCTGTGATGTCGGCGCAAACCCCGAACCACGGCCCTCACACCTCTACCAGTACGCCAAAATGTCCGCGATCTATTCCCGCGAAGTCCTCGGCGTCGACAACCCCAGAGTCGCACTACTCTCCATCGGTGGCGAAGAAAACAAGGGCAACTCCCTTGTTAAAGAAACAAACGAAATTATTAAGAGCGATTCTTCAATCAACTATGTTGGTTACTGCGAAGGTCGTTCTCTCTTTAAAGGGATGGCGGACGTCGTCGTGTGTGAAGGTTTTACCGGCAATGTCGTGCTAAAACTTTCCGAAGGCCTTTCAAAAGGACTCTTCGAGATCATCGCCCACGAAATCCTCGAAGAAGACCCCGGGCTTGCCATGCAGTTCGAACCTGTCGCAAAACGGGTCTGGAAGAAACACGATTATCATGAGTATGGTGGCGCGCCACTGCTCGGAGCGAACAGCATCTGCATGATCTGCCACGGTTCAAGCCAGGCTAGAACCATCAAAAATGCAATCCGCAAAGCGATCTCGTATGCGGAGCATCATGTGAATGACGCCATCGTGGAGGCGTTCGCAAATTCCGAAGTAGTCGCAGAGGAATCAGCCTAA
- a CDS encoding autotransporter family protein, with protein sequence MSIVNNTAHFTTAALTAIAATSMLWLNPYAQAGSTPTEVNWTGTAGNGLYSDNNNWTSTTLPTSTIDATFTGNTTSGTTVLVNTASQAKDLTFNAKHFDDQLKIQSSTLSVQNALITRDIHAINIPAALYVYEGSTLNVANDLTLNSTNTAGYTSLIAYGSDDTARDNNAINIGNNLILSGSGMNDASLVGGTLKAKNILANTDNGKYYSLDVTNNAKVLLDDDADPNNTNNSQIAFGLADQSQIHGTQCTIKTGSISFAGDGITQNTAYFNTGVCNTNGQGIYASNNINIAAHTIDFTAHETYLEAGDGGINFGYATSDVTELSVVDRCYARSNSIITTTGNISFYLDGDVSVQDSTLRAAKINYAPGSHHYFRYANYQLENATISAIGTVSDGSDSDAFIAFHGYNADVSDPTLSGYGNITSGYSDPNGFHPGAINFNNAYVLNDSTNESLTFTGKIDADFDSTFHAKNNSPITLNLSEDSEIPESTFIADNAIITFNGDFKDDAIDDLTQLSTLNNGQIIINGNATFAYTVLDGDVTINGNTIISPTTAKSTYINKSHTLNPAKELQFNILWLNEQDMQDFGVTSNNFFSARIVINDDQTLTLAGDLRVIDHTASFLNDMGLPEDRIHDAAFEAGDEYTLIKAGEDGTGSLEGSFTNTFLPTPAAGLMYEIVLNTADDDNIPDFMKLIVKAAGISPTITPTSTGMTQTMSAIDQAAKNNTAFNTVVTDILNLTTPLKQQAAVQSLQQNNLLSQSATAANLASSNASAMHSRFNAVQQGQTFAFNPTSNQPHQPNQPLAASQQEPTDYMLMLSADSESLSGSPIFDWFNRNSGGLFLTSSYSHTDHNSTANQVGFESYQSDFLIGADFMATENLRLGAAIGYAYVTTDNLNSLGSSETNALNTQIYANYYASPNLRFDATLGYTYADYQLERNLFNGETALGNTHNHQFTAEAGINYLIPETPIKNLILTPFAYLRYANSNIAGYTETEVGALGLNVKSQSTDSLTTSIGALDSFKYELSNSVLEPFISASYEHQFIDQQRSTNVSFIGDPSNPFKAFVDSTDENYVNLSLGSLWALSDKLIFHTTFDTTLFHDEMEAQRLSAGLRFNF encoded by the coding sequence ATGTCAATCGTCAACAACACCGCACACTTCACCACCGCAGCCCTCACAGCCATCGCTGCAACCTCAATGCTTTGGCTCAACCCTTACGCCCAAGCTGGTAGCACCCCCACCGAAGTCAACTGGACCGGCACCGCAGGCAACGGTCTTTACTCTGACAACAACAACTGGACCTCAACAACACTTCCCACCTCAACCATCGACGCCACCTTCACAGGCAACACAACCTCAGGCACAACCGTCCTCGTCAACACTGCCTCCCAAGCCAAGGACCTAACCTTCAACGCCAAGCATTTTGACGACCAACTCAAAATCCAATCCTCGACCCTCAGCGTACAAAACGCTCTCATCACACGCGATATCCACGCCATCAACATCCCCGCCGCACTCTACGTCTACGAAGGTTCAACTCTCAACGTTGCCAATGACCTCACACTCAACAGCACAAACACAGCCGGCTACACAAGCCTCATCGCCTACGGCTCCGATGATACAGCACGCGACAACAACGCAATCAACATCGGCAACAACCTCATCCTCAGCGGCTCCGGCATGAATGACGCCTCCCTCGTCGGCGGCACCCTCAAAGCTAAAAACATCCTTGCCAACACCGACAATGGTAAATACTACTCACTTGACGTGACCAACAACGCAAAAGTACTGCTTGATGATGATGCCGATCCCAACAACACAAACAACTCGCAAATAGCATTCGGCCTCGCAGATCAATCTCAAATACATGGCACACAATGCACCATCAAAACCGGCTCAATCTCTTTCGCCGGTGACGGCATCACTCAAAACACCGCCTATTTCAACACAGGCGTCTGCAATACCAACGGCCAAGGTATCTACGCTTCAAACAATATTAATATCGCAGCCCACACGATCGATTTCACCGCCCACGAAACCTATCTCGAAGCCGGCGATGGCGGCATCAACTTCGGCTACGCAACCAGCGATGTAACCGAACTTTCTGTCGTCGATCGTTGTTACGCCAGATCCAATTCCATCATCACCACCACCGGCAACATATCCTTCTACCTCGATGGCGATGTCTCAGTCCAAGACAGTACCCTTCGTGCTGCCAAAATTAACTACGCTCCAGGCTCTCACCACTACTTCCGCTACGCAAACTACCAACTAGAAAACGCAACCATCTCCGCAATCGGCACCGTCTCCGATGGTTCCGATTCCGACGCCTTCATCGCTTTCCATGGCTACAACGCAGACGTATCCGACCCTACCCTCTCAGGCTACGGCAACATCACCTCCGGCTACTCCGATCCCAACGGATTCCACCCCGGAGCCATCAACTTCAATAATGCATACGTCCTCAATGACAGCACAAACGAATCCCTCACATTCACCGGCAAAATCGATGCTGATTTCGACTCAACCTTCCACGCCAAGAATAACTCACCCATCACACTAAACCTCAGCGAAGACTCCGAAATCCCTGAATCAACCTTCATCGCAGACAATGCAATCATCACATTCAACGGTGATTTCAAGGACGACGCAATCGATGACCTCACACAACTCTCAACACTAAACAACGGCCAAATCATCATCAACGGCAACGCAACTTTCGCATACACCGTCCTCGACGGTGATGTCACAATCAACGGCAACACCATCATTAGTCCAACAACAGCCAAATCAACCTACATCAATAAAAGCCACACACTCAATCCAGCAAAGGAACTCCAATTCAACATCCTCTGGCTTAATGAGCAGGATATGCAAGATTTCGGCGTTACATCCAACAATTTCTTTTCCGCAAGAATCGTCATAAACGACGACCAAACCCTCACCCTTGCTGGCGATCTTCGTGTAATCGACCATACCGCAAGTTTCCTCAACGACATGGGTCTTCCCGAAGACAGAATCCACGACGCAGCCTTCGAAGCAGGCGACGAATACACCCTCATCAAAGCCGGCGAAGACGGCACAGGCTCACTCGAAGGTTCATTCACAAACACCTTTCTCCCAACGCCAGCCGCAGGCCTCATGTACGAGATCGTCCTCAATACCGCCGACGACGACAACATCCCCGACTTCATGAAACTGATTGTCAAAGCCGCCGGCATCTCACCCACCATCACACCAACATCCACCGGCATGACCCAAACCATGTCCGCAATCGACCAAGCCGCTAAAAACAACACAGCCTTCAACACCGTCGTCACCGACATCCTCAACCTCACAACCCCACTCAAACAGCAAGCCGCCGTCCAGTCCCTCCAACAAAACAATCTCCTCTCACAATCCGCAACCGCAGCCAACCTCGCGTCCTCCAATGCCTCCGCCATGCACAGCCGCTTCAACGCCGTCCAGCAAGGACAAACCTTCGCCTTCAATCCAACCTCAAACCAACCACACCAACCTAACCAACCGTTAGCCGCATCACAGCAAGAGCCAACCGATTACATGCTCATGCTCTCCGCTGACAGCGAGTCGCTCTCTGGCTCACCCATTTTCGATTGGTTCAACCGCAACTCAGGCGGCCTCTTCCTCACCTCCTCATACTCACACACCGATCACAATTCTACTGCAAATCAAGTCGGTTTCGAGTCTTATCAATCCGATTTCCTCATCGGCGCCGACTTCATGGCCACCGAAAACCTCCGGCTCGGCGCGGCCATCGGTTACGCCTACGTCACCACCGACAACCTTAACTCACTCGGCTCATCCGAAACCAACGCGCTCAACACACAGATCTACGCAAACTACTACGCATCACCTAACCTGCGCTTCGACGCTACCCTCGGCTACACCTACGCCGATTACCAACTCGAACGCAATCTCTTCAACGGCGAAACCGCCCTCGGCAACACACACAACCACCAGTTCACCGCCGAAGCAGGCATCAACTATCTCATCCCCGAAACCCCAATCAAAAACCTCATCCTCACACCCTTCGCCTACCTCCGCTACGCAAACTCAAACATCGCAGGCTACACCGAAACCGAAGTCGGCGCACTCGGCCTCAACGTCAAATCACAGTCCACCGATTCTCTCACCACCTCCATCGGCGCTCTCGATTCCTTCAAATACGAACTATCTAACTCTGTATTAGAGCCGTTCATCTCAGCATCATATGAACACCAGTTCATCGACCAGCAGCGATCCACAAACGTCTCCTTTATCGGCGACCCATCCAACCCATTCAAAGCCTTTGTCGACTCCACTGACGAGAACTACGTCAATCTCTCTCTCGGTTCGCTCTGGGCGCTCTCCGATAAACTCATCTTCCACACCACTTTTGACACCACACTCTTCCACGATGAAATGGAAGCCCAGCGCCTCTCCGCCGGCCTCAGGTTTAATTTCTGA
- a CDS encoding sodium:solute symporter family protein yields the protein MNVMTWTYIFVGITFTLYLFIAWRARVKDTKGFYVAGRGIPASANGMATAADWMSAASFIGMAGLIATMGYAGGQYLMGWTGGFVLLALLLAPYLRKFGHFTVPDFIGDRYSSDFARLVAVICAIFISFTYVAGQMRGVGIVFSRFLEVPVTYGVIIGMIIVFIYATLGGMKGITWTQVAQFWILITAFLIPAIAISIKLTGNPIPQLGLGSTITDTTTQSSAFFLDKLNDIGSDLGFGSYTAASGESGGGFNKLLNMFCVALVLMVGTAGLPHVIVRFYTVKNVKAARWSAFWALFFMAGLYLTAPSTAAFARYYMLTTLNNRTYNVPLPPQGITTDTGQTLKLINDADSIPRIAVDHGTDGSFAPEFTSFTTAAGQKRYIIHKTTGDILSELPHWFFNWERTGLIAFFDGDNDGKLKYTGREDNEIFRTGSGAIAAELGTLRTNHQLWLDSNGQQGADARQILTAKNLSGPDRDIIVLATPEMAELSNWIIAFIAAGALAAALSTASGLLLVISSSVAHDLYFRILNNNASETSRLAVGRVTIGFAVVIAGLFGIYPPGFVSQVVAFAFGLAAASFFPAIVLGIFSKRVGTTAAITGMIAGIAFTAFYIIAAVYFKMPHWCFGIGPQGIGVVGMIINFVLTLSLVPFTTGPNEKVQEMIASIREPEYEPPAVDLEHEPASTAADLINA from the coding sequence ATGAACGTCATGACATGGACTTACATATTCGTCGGCATCACCTTCACGCTCTATCTCTTCATCGCATGGCGGGCTCGTGTCAAAGACACCAAAGGCTTCTACGTCGCCGGACGAGGCATCCCTGCTTCCGCCAACGGTATGGCAACCGCCGCCGACTGGATGTCAGCCGCATCTTTCATCGGCATGGCAGGACTCATCGCAACCATGGGCTACGCCGGTGGACAATACCTCATGGGATGGACGGGTGGGTTCGTACTCCTCGCGCTACTCCTCGCACCATACCTCCGAAAGTTCGGACACTTTACGGTTCCCGATTTTATCGGCGACCGCTACTCCTCGGACTTCGCCCGGCTCGTCGCAGTGATATGTGCAATCTTTATCTCCTTCACATACGTCGCTGGACAAATGCGCGGTGTCGGTATCGTCTTTTCTCGCTTCCTCGAAGTCCCCGTCACCTACGGCGTCATCATCGGCATGATCATCGTCTTCATCTACGCCACACTCGGCGGCATGAAAGGCATCACATGGACTCAAGTCGCCCAATTCTGGATCCTCATCACTGCATTCCTCATCCCCGCGATCGCCATCTCAATCAAGCTCACTGGCAACCCTATCCCACAGTTAGGACTCGGCTCAACCATCACCGACACAACCACACAATCCTCCGCATTCTTCCTCGATAAACTCAACGACATCGGCAGTGACCTCGGCTTCGGCTCTTACACCGCCGCTTCCGGCGAATCCGGCGGCGGATTCAATAAACTCCTCAACATGTTCTGCGTAGCACTCGTTCTCATGGTCGGCACCGCAGGACTACCCCACGTCATCGTCCGTTTCTACACCGTTAAAAACGTCAAAGCCGCACGATGGTCAGCCTTCTGGGCACTCTTCTTCATGGCCGGCCTCTACCTCACCGCGCCGTCAACAGCCGCATTCGCACGATACTACATGCTCACCACACTCAACAACCGAACCTACAACGTCCCACTCCCGCCACAAGGCATCACAACCGACACCGGCCAAACGCTCAAACTCATCAACGATGCCGATAGCATCCCACGCATCGCCGTCGATCACGGCACCGATGGCTCATTCGCCCCTGAATTCACCTCATTCACCACTGCCGCCGGACAAAAACGCTACATCATCCACAAAACCACAGGCGACATCCTCTCCGAACTTCCGCACTGGTTCTTTAACTGGGAACGCACTGGACTCATCGCATTCTTCGATGGCGACAACGACGGCAAACTCAAATACACCGGACGCGAAGACAACGAAATCTTCCGTACAGGCTCCGGCGCCATCGCCGCAGAACTCGGAACACTCCGCACCAACCATCAGCTCTGGCTCGACTCAAACGGCCAGCAAGGCGCTGATGCCCGGCAAATACTCACCGCCAAAAATCTCTCAGGCCCAGACCGTGACATCATCGTCCTCGCAACACCTGAAATGGCTGAACTCTCCAACTGGATCATCGCATTCATCGCCGCAGGCGCTCTCGCCGCCGCACTCTCAACCGCTTCAGGTCTACTACTCGTCATCTCATCTTCCGTCGCACACGACCTCTACTTCCGCATCCTTAATAACAACGCCTCCGAAACTTCACGCCTCGCCGTCGGTCGCGTCACCATTGGCTTCGCCGTCGTCATCGCCGGACTCTTCGGCATCTACCCCCCAGGCTTCGTCTCACAAGTCGTTGCCTTCGCCTTCGGCCTCGCCGCCGCCTCATTCTTCCCAGCCATCGTCCTCGGCATCTTCTCAAAACGTGTCGGCACCACCGCGGCCATCACCGGCATGATTGCTGGCATCGCCTTTACCGCCTTTTACATCATCGCCGCCGTCTACTTCAAAATGCCACACTGGTGCTTCGGCATCGGCCCCCAAGGCATCGGCGTCGTCGGCATGATCATCAACTTCGTACTCACACTCTCACTCGTTCCGTTCACCACAGGCCCCAACGAGAAAGTGCAAGAGATGATCGCATCCATCCGCGAACCCGAATACGAACCACCAGCCGTCGATCTCGAACACGAGCCCGCCAGCACCGCAGCCGATCTCATCAACGCTTAA
- a CDS encoding beta-ketoacyl-ACP synthase III, translated as MQGTRRSLSRPAGVKITGTGMCIPNKALTNEDLSKMVDTNDEWITQRTGIKTRYIIADGQDTSDLATGAIRQACENANIDPKDLDMVIVASMTQDVICPAMAATVVKKLGAIPCGAYDLNIACTGFVAAINTASCMIESGHYKNIAVCGADALSKITDWKDRRTCVLFGDAAGAAVLSASDDPEVGCLYQGMWSDGERGEVLYVPRTDADIPESEKEAFSGAYNTIQMNGKAVYKFAVNALADCVDEAMSRAGITADQVKMVIPHQSNLRMLQTAWKKLGFPIDKVYVNIDRYGNSSAGTVGLCLHELMDQEKIKEGDYVIFVAQGGGLSWGTSLWKL; from the coding sequence ATGCAAGGAACAAGACGCAGTCTCTCGCGTCCAGCGGGTGTCAAAATCACCGGCACCGGCATGTGTATCCCAAACAAAGCTCTCACCAATGAAGACCTCTCCAAGATGGTCGACACCAATGACGAGTGGATCACACAGCGTACCGGCATCAAAACCCGCTATATCATCGCTGATGGTCAAGACACCAGCGATCTAGCCACCGGTGCCATCAGGCAAGCCTGTGAGAACGCTAATATCGACCCCAAAGATCTCGACATGGTCATCGTTGCCTCGATGACTCAGGATGTCATCTGCCCTGCCATGGCGGCTACCGTCGTCAAGAAACTCGGTGCCATCCCATGCGGAGCCTACGACCTGAACATCGCCTGTACCGGCTTTGTCGCAGCAATCAACACCGCTTCATGCATGATCGAGTCCGGACACTACAAAAACATCGCCGTATGTGGCGCTGACGCACTCAGCAAAATCACCGACTGGAAAGACCGTCGCACTTGCGTACTCTTCGGAGACGCCGCCGGTGCCGCCGTCCTCTCCGCAAGTGACGACCCTGAAGTCGGTTGCCTCTACCAAGGCATGTGGTCTGACGGTGAACGAGGCGAAGTCCTCTACGTACCGCGCACCGATGCAGACATCCCTGAAAGCGAAAAAGAAGCCTTCAGTGGGGCATACAACACCATCCAGATGAACGGCAAAGCCGTCTACAAGTTTGCCGTCAACGCATTGGCAGACTGTGTCGATGAAGCCATGAGCCGCGCCGGCATCACCGCCGACCAAGTCAAGATGGTCATCCCCCACCAATCAAATCTGCGTATGCTCCAAACCGCATGGAAGAAGCTTGGCTTCCCCATCGACAAGGTCTACGTCAACATCGACCGTTACGGCAACTCCTCCGCCGGCACCGTCGGCCTCTGCCTCCATGAACTCATGGATCAGGAAAAAATCAAAGAAGGCGACTACGTCATCTTCGTCGCTCAAGGCGGCGGATTAAGCTGGGGCACCAGCCTCTGGAAGCTCTAA
- a CDS encoding PEP-CTERM sorting domain-containing protein: protein MFLNKLTCRIKTTLAICALTLTANLATNATVMADTFTIDYAGVFLINNGGELISSALPASLSSGSVGEQNQVMKLAGVTSFHGFRLSYDAFILRWTGRTRTPLTTGDMMHIAGEYDITVPTSTPVSSTLHFYVSDAIFNYSRINGYSDDPSTLKVQESNTGALATNLVNADGNDTHTFTFNHQTPILQFEDRVEWEAGTRWQVELKVYASLGHNDRITVTVPNDSIDFTQGTLPGIPEPASLSLFALGSLALIRRKERA from the coding sequence CCACACTAGCCATCTGCGCTCTTACACTCACAGCCAATTTAGCTACCAACGCCACTGTCATGGCAGACACATTCACAATCGATTACGCTGGTGTGTTCCTCATCAACAACGGTGGTGAACTCATCAGCTCCGCATTACCTGCAAGTCTTTCCAGCGGTTCCGTTGGTGAGCAAAACCAAGTCATGAAGCTTGCCGGCGTTACCTCGTTTCATGGCTTCCGTCTTTCCTACGATGCATTCATTCTTCGATGGACTGGCAGGACACGCACGCCACTTACCACTGGAGATATGATGCATATCGCCGGTGAATACGACATCACGGTTCCCACATCGACACCCGTATCTTCAACATTGCATTTTTACGTATCTGACGCAATCTTTAATTACAGCCGCATCAATGGTTATTCTGATGATCCATCTACGCTCAAAGTCCAGGAGTCAAACACCGGCGCACTGGCGACAAACCTTGTGAACGCCGATGGTAACGACACTCACACCTTTACTTTCAATCATCAAACACCAATCCTGCAATTCGAAGATAGAGTTGAATGGGAAGCGGGTACGCGCTGGCAGGTCGAGCTAAAAGTGTATGCCTCGCTCGGCCACAATGATCGTATTACTGTGACTGTCCCTAATGACTCCATCGACTTTACTCAAGGGACGCTTCCTGGCATCCCAGAGCCTGCATCGCTTTCTTTGTTTGCACTCGGATCACTTGCACTGATTCGCCGCAAAGAACGCGCATAA
- a CDS encoding DUF4212 domain-containing protein: MHDQPPAPPDQKPKRKIDYSNPIIVKSIQKYWERNIRVMGILLLIWAAAGLGCGILFADWLNQFNFPGTGYPLGFWFAQQGAIIIFVIIILIYALTMNKIDNLHKRELDELHTKSKNNDGGVV, encoded by the coding sequence ATGCACGATCAGCCACCCGCACCCCCTGACCAAAAACCTAAGCGTAAGATAGATTACTCGAATCCTATCATCGTAAAATCGATTCAAAAATACTGGGAACGCAATATCCGCGTCATGGGCATCCTCCTGCTCATCTGGGCCGCCGCAGGCCTCGGCTGCGGCATCCTTTTCGCCGACTGGCTCAACCAATTCAACTTCCCCGGCACAGGCTATCCACTTGGTTTCTGGTTCGCCCAACAAGGCGCCATCATCATCTTCGTCATCATCATCCTCATCTACGCGCTCACAATGAATAAAATCGACAACCTCCATAAGCGCGAGTTAGACGAACTTCATACCAAATCCAAAAACAATGACGGAGGTGTCGTATGA
- the rpmF gene encoding 50S ribosomal protein L32, producing MVPQQRQSRTRGRIRRSHDAIKARVSVSCPNCGGIKLPHAACSDCGYVRPGLKLQLNSKED from the coding sequence ATGGTTCCACAACAGAGACAGAGTCGTACCAGAGGCCGCATCCGTCGTAGCCACGACGCAATTAAAGCGCGCGTCTCCGTCAGCTGCCCCAACTGCGGCGGCATCAAATTGCCACACGCAGCATGCAGTGACTGCGGGTACGTACGCCCAGGCCTGAAACTACAACTCAACTCGAAGGAAGACTAA